One Pleuronectes platessa chromosome 9, fPlePla1.1, whole genome shotgun sequence genomic region harbors:
- the exoc1 gene encoding exocyst complex component 1 isoform X1 has protein sequence MTAIKHALQRDIFTPNDERLLGIVNVCKAGKKKKNCFLCATVTTERPVQVKVVKVKKSDKGDFYKRQQTWELRDLTEVDAKDASKENPEFDLHFEKVYRWLASSTAEKNSFISCIWKLNQRYLRKKVEFVNVSPQLLEESVPSGESQSVAGGDEDALDDYQELSTREEQDIESMMETCEYAISNAEAFAEQLSKELQVLDGANIQSIMASEKQVNILMQLLDESLAEVDTIEGKLSSYEEMLQSVKEQMDQISQSNRLIQISNTNNGKLLDEIQFLVNYMDLSKGHIRALQDGDLTSPKGIEACINASEALLQCMNVALRPGHEKLMAVKQQQLLFAELRDTFARRLTNHLNNVFVHQFNHFSHFKMTIPQFYRSSCLSLPGHDQSSTLSQHTAELTLPKHSPLHRDLLRYAKLMEWLKNTHREKYEGLSRTYVDYMSRLYEREIKDFFEVAKIKMAGTTKEAKGKFATLPRKESALKQETESLHGSSGKLTGSTSSLNKLTVQGSNSRRSQSSSLLDMGNMSASDLDVADRTKFDKIFEQVLSELEPLCLAEQDFISKFFKLQQNQTITPPLAQPETEESDGVMLSRVAPQAEHRHSFSSEKDLVRLMMNKIFQSIETELNSLIALGDKIDSFNSLYMLVKMSHHVWTAENVDPASYLSTTLGNVLVTVKRNFDKCISGQIRQMEEVKISKKSKVGILLFVTGFEEFAELAETIFRNAERRGDLDKAYVKLIRAVFMNVEKVASESQKTPRDVVMMENFHHIFSTLSRLKISCLESERREAKHKYTDHLQSYVINSLGQPLEKLNHFFEGVEARVAQGVREEEVSYQLAFNKQELRKVIKEYPGKEVKKGLDNLYKKVDKHLCEEESLLQVVWHSMQDEFIRQYKHFEDLIGRCYPGSGITMEFTIQDMLEYFSSIAQSH, from the exons ATGACGGCCATCAAGCATGCGCTCCAGAGGGACATCTTCACGCCCAACGATGAGCGGCTCCTCGGCATCGTCAACGTCTGCAAggcagggaagaagaagaaaaactgctTCTTGTGTGCGACAG TTACCACTGAGAGGCCCGTCCAGGTTAAAGTGGTGAAGGTGAAGAAATCCGACAAGGGGGATTTTTACAAGCGACAGCAGACCTGGGAGCTCCGAGATCTGACAGAGGTGGATGCCAAAGATGCCAGCAAG GAGAATCCTGAATTCGACCTTCATTTCGAGAAGGTATACCGGTGGCTGGCCAGCAGCACGGCTGAAAAGAACTCCTTCATTTCTTGCATTTGGAAGCTGAACCAGCGTTATCTGAGGAAGAAGGTGGAGTTTGTGAATGTCAGTCCTCAGCTGCTGGAAG AGTCGGTGCCAAGTGGAGAGAGCCAGAGTGTTGCCGGGGGTGATGAAGATGCTTTGGACGACTACCAGGAGCTGAGCACCCGTGAGGAGCAGGATATCGAGAGTATGATGGAGACCTGCGAGTACGCCATCTCCAATGCTGAGGCTTTTGCGGAGCAGCTCTCCAAGGAGCTGCAGGTTTTAGATGGG GCCAACATCCAGTCCATCATGGCCTCGGAGAAGCAGGTGAATATCTTGATGCAGTTGCTGGACGAGTCTCTGGCAGAGGTGGACACCATTGAGGGCAAACTGAGCAGCTATGAGGAGATGCTCCAGAGCGTCAAAGAGCAGATGGACCAGATCTCCCAGAGCAACCGCCTCATCCAGATCAGCAACACCAACAATGGCAAACTGCTGGATGAGATCCAGTTCTTGGTG AACTACATGGACCTGTCTAAGGGACACATCAGGGCCTTGCAGGATGGAGATCTGACCTCCCCCAAAGGTATTGAGGCCTGCATCAACGCCTCTGAAGCTCTTCTGCAGTGCATGAACGTGGCTCTCCGACCAG GCCATGAGAAGCTGAtggctgtgaagcagcagcagctcctgttcGCTGAGCTGAGAGACACCTTTGCTCGGCGCCTCACCAATCACCTCAACAACGTGTTTGTTCATCAG ttCAACCACTTCAGTCACTTCAAAATGACCATCCCTCAGTTCTATAGGTCCTCCTGTCTGTCACTTCCA GGCCATGACCAGAGTTCTACGCTGTCCCAGCACACAGCAGAGCTTACTCTGCCCAAACACAGCCCCCTCCACAGGGACCTGCTGCGCTACGCCAAGCTCATGGAGTGGCTGAAGAACACCCACAGGGAGAAGTATGAGGGTCTGTCAAGG aCCTATGTGGATTATATGAGCAGACTCTATGAAAGAGAAATCAAAGACTTCTTTGAGGTGGCCAAGATAAAGATGGCGGGTACAACCAAGGAAGCAAAGGGCAAGTTTG CCACGCTTCCGCGGAAAGAAAGTGCGctcaaacaggaaactgaaa GCCTTCATGGCAGCTCAGGGAAGCTGACAGGCTCGACCTCAAGCCTGAACAAGCTGACAGTGCAGGGCTCCAACAGCCGGCGCTCCCAGTCTTCCTCACTGCTGGATATGGGTAACATGTCCGCCTCTGATCTGGACGTGGCGGACAGGACCAAGTTTGACAAG ATCTTTGAGCAGGTCCTCAGTGAGCTGGAGCCTCTGTGTCTCGCAGAACAAGACTTCATCAGCAAGTTCTTTAAACTGCAGCAGAACCAAACAATTACACCCCCGCTTGCTCAG CCTGAAACCGAGGAATCGGATGGAGTCATGCTGTcaagagtggctccccaggcagAACACAGACACTCCTTCTCATCAGA GAAAGACCTGGTGCGGctgatgatgaataaaatcttcCAGAGCATCGAGACGGAGCTCAACAGTCTCATCGCTCTGGGTGACAAGATTGACAGCTTCAACTCTCTCTACATGCTGGTGAAGATGAGTCACCATGTGTGGACAGCTGAGAACGTTGATCCGGCCTCGTACCTCAGCACTACTCTGGGAAATGTGCTGGTCACTGTCAAGAGGAACTTTGACAAATGCATT TCTGGTCAGATCAGACAGATGGAAGAAGTGAAGAtttcaaagaaaagcaaagTTGGTATTCTACTTTTTGTCACTGGGTTTGAAGAGTTCGCTGAGCTGGCCGAAACGATCTTCCGTAATGCAGAACGACGAGGAGATCTGGATAAGGCTTATGTCAAACTTATCAGGGCCGTCTTCATGAACG TGGAGAAGGTAGCCAGTGAGAGTCAGAAGACGCCGCGGGATGTCGTGATGATGGAGAACTTCCACCACATCTTTTCTACACTGTCACGACTAAAGATCTCCTGCCTGGAATCAGAGAGACGAGAGGCCaagcacaaatacacagaccACCTGCAGTCCTATGTGATCAACTCCCTGGGCCAGCCCCTGGAAAAACTCAAT CATTTCTTTGAAGGCGTTGAGGCCCGCGTAGCTCAGGGCGTCCGTGAGGAGGAAGTGAGCTACCAACTGGCCTTCAACAAGCAAGAGCTACGCAAAGTTATTAAAGAGTATCCTGGCAAAGAGGTCAAAAAGGGACTTGACAACCTTTACAAGAAGGTGGACAAACatctgtgtgaggaggagagtcTGCTTCAG GTGGTGTGGCACTCCATGCAAGATGAGTTCATCCGGCAGTACAAGCACTTTGAAGATTTGATTGGGAGATGCTATCCTGGATCTGGAATCACCATGGAGTTCACCATACAAGACATGTTGGAGTATTTCTCCAGCATCGCTCAGTCCCATTAG
- the exoc1 gene encoding exocyst complex component 1 isoform X2 — translation MTAIKHALQRDIFTPNDERLLGIVNVCKAGKKKKNCFLCATVTTERPVQVKVVKVKKSDKGDFYKRQQTWELRDLTEVDAKDASKENPEFDLHFEKVYRWLASSTAEKNSFISCIWKLNQRYLRKKVEFVNVSPQLLEESVPSGESQSVAGGDEDALDDYQELSTREEQDIESMMETCEYAISNAEAFAEQLSKELQVLDGANIQSIMASEKQVNILMQLLDESLAEVDTIEGKLSSYEEMLQSVKEQMDQISQSNRLIQISNTNNGKLLDEIQFLVNYMDLSKGHIRALQDGDLTSPKGIEACINASEALLQCMNVALRPGHEKLMAVKQQQLLFAELRDTFARRLTNHLNNVFVHQFNHFSHFKMTIPQFYRSSCLSLPGHDQSSTLSQHTAELTLPKHSPLHRDLLRYAKLMEWLKNTHREKYEGLSRTYVDYMSRLYEREIKDFFEVAKIKMAGTTKEAKGKFGLHGSSGKLTGSTSSLNKLTVQGSNSRRSQSSSLLDMGNMSASDLDVADRTKFDKIFEQVLSELEPLCLAEQDFISKFFKLQQNQTITPPLAQPETEESDGVMLSRVAPQAEHRHSFSSEKDLVRLMMNKIFQSIETELNSLIALGDKIDSFNSLYMLVKMSHHVWTAENVDPASYLSTTLGNVLVTVKRNFDKCISGQIRQMEEVKISKKSKVGILLFVTGFEEFAELAETIFRNAERRGDLDKAYVKLIRAVFMNVEKVASESQKTPRDVVMMENFHHIFSTLSRLKISCLESERREAKHKYTDHLQSYVINSLGQPLEKLNHFFEGVEARVAQGVREEEVSYQLAFNKQELRKVIKEYPGKEVKKGLDNLYKKVDKHLCEEESLLQVVWHSMQDEFIRQYKHFEDLIGRCYPGSGITMEFTIQDMLEYFSSIAQSH, via the exons ATGACGGCCATCAAGCATGCGCTCCAGAGGGACATCTTCACGCCCAACGATGAGCGGCTCCTCGGCATCGTCAACGTCTGCAAggcagggaagaagaagaaaaactgctTCTTGTGTGCGACAG TTACCACTGAGAGGCCCGTCCAGGTTAAAGTGGTGAAGGTGAAGAAATCCGACAAGGGGGATTTTTACAAGCGACAGCAGACCTGGGAGCTCCGAGATCTGACAGAGGTGGATGCCAAAGATGCCAGCAAG GAGAATCCTGAATTCGACCTTCATTTCGAGAAGGTATACCGGTGGCTGGCCAGCAGCACGGCTGAAAAGAACTCCTTCATTTCTTGCATTTGGAAGCTGAACCAGCGTTATCTGAGGAAGAAGGTGGAGTTTGTGAATGTCAGTCCTCAGCTGCTGGAAG AGTCGGTGCCAAGTGGAGAGAGCCAGAGTGTTGCCGGGGGTGATGAAGATGCTTTGGACGACTACCAGGAGCTGAGCACCCGTGAGGAGCAGGATATCGAGAGTATGATGGAGACCTGCGAGTACGCCATCTCCAATGCTGAGGCTTTTGCGGAGCAGCTCTCCAAGGAGCTGCAGGTTTTAGATGGG GCCAACATCCAGTCCATCATGGCCTCGGAGAAGCAGGTGAATATCTTGATGCAGTTGCTGGACGAGTCTCTGGCAGAGGTGGACACCATTGAGGGCAAACTGAGCAGCTATGAGGAGATGCTCCAGAGCGTCAAAGAGCAGATGGACCAGATCTCCCAGAGCAACCGCCTCATCCAGATCAGCAACACCAACAATGGCAAACTGCTGGATGAGATCCAGTTCTTGGTG AACTACATGGACCTGTCTAAGGGACACATCAGGGCCTTGCAGGATGGAGATCTGACCTCCCCCAAAGGTATTGAGGCCTGCATCAACGCCTCTGAAGCTCTTCTGCAGTGCATGAACGTGGCTCTCCGACCAG GCCATGAGAAGCTGAtggctgtgaagcagcagcagctcctgttcGCTGAGCTGAGAGACACCTTTGCTCGGCGCCTCACCAATCACCTCAACAACGTGTTTGTTCATCAG ttCAACCACTTCAGTCACTTCAAAATGACCATCCCTCAGTTCTATAGGTCCTCCTGTCTGTCACTTCCA GGCCATGACCAGAGTTCTACGCTGTCCCAGCACACAGCAGAGCTTACTCTGCCCAAACACAGCCCCCTCCACAGGGACCTGCTGCGCTACGCCAAGCTCATGGAGTGGCTGAAGAACACCCACAGGGAGAAGTATGAGGGTCTGTCAAGG aCCTATGTGGATTATATGAGCAGACTCTATGAAAGAGAAATCAAAGACTTCTTTGAGGTGGCCAAGATAAAGATGGCGGGTACAACCAAGGAAGCAAAGGGCAAGTTTG GCCTTCATGGCAGCTCAGGGAAGCTGACAGGCTCGACCTCAAGCCTGAACAAGCTGACAGTGCAGGGCTCCAACAGCCGGCGCTCCCAGTCTTCCTCACTGCTGGATATGGGTAACATGTCCGCCTCTGATCTGGACGTGGCGGACAGGACCAAGTTTGACAAG ATCTTTGAGCAGGTCCTCAGTGAGCTGGAGCCTCTGTGTCTCGCAGAACAAGACTTCATCAGCAAGTTCTTTAAACTGCAGCAGAACCAAACAATTACACCCCCGCTTGCTCAG CCTGAAACCGAGGAATCGGATGGAGTCATGCTGTcaagagtggctccccaggcagAACACAGACACTCCTTCTCATCAGA GAAAGACCTGGTGCGGctgatgatgaataaaatcttcCAGAGCATCGAGACGGAGCTCAACAGTCTCATCGCTCTGGGTGACAAGATTGACAGCTTCAACTCTCTCTACATGCTGGTGAAGATGAGTCACCATGTGTGGACAGCTGAGAACGTTGATCCGGCCTCGTACCTCAGCACTACTCTGGGAAATGTGCTGGTCACTGTCAAGAGGAACTTTGACAAATGCATT TCTGGTCAGATCAGACAGATGGAAGAAGTGAAGAtttcaaagaaaagcaaagTTGGTATTCTACTTTTTGTCACTGGGTTTGAAGAGTTCGCTGAGCTGGCCGAAACGATCTTCCGTAATGCAGAACGACGAGGAGATCTGGATAAGGCTTATGTCAAACTTATCAGGGCCGTCTTCATGAACG TGGAGAAGGTAGCCAGTGAGAGTCAGAAGACGCCGCGGGATGTCGTGATGATGGAGAACTTCCACCACATCTTTTCTACACTGTCACGACTAAAGATCTCCTGCCTGGAATCAGAGAGACGAGAGGCCaagcacaaatacacagaccACCTGCAGTCCTATGTGATCAACTCCCTGGGCCAGCCCCTGGAAAAACTCAAT CATTTCTTTGAAGGCGTTGAGGCCCGCGTAGCTCAGGGCGTCCGTGAGGAGGAAGTGAGCTACCAACTGGCCTTCAACAAGCAAGAGCTACGCAAAGTTATTAAAGAGTATCCTGGCAAAGAGGTCAAAAAGGGACTTGACAACCTTTACAAGAAGGTGGACAAACatctgtgtgaggaggagagtcTGCTTCAG GTGGTGTGGCACTCCATGCAAGATGAGTTCATCCGGCAGTACAAGCACTTTGAAGATTTGATTGGGAGATGCTATCCTGGATCTGGAATCACCATGGAGTTCACCATACAAGACATGTTGGAGTATTTCTCCAGCATCGCTCAGTCCCATTAG
- the exoc1 gene encoding exocyst complex component 1 isoform X3 has product MTAIKHALQRDIFTPNDERLLGIVNVCKAGKKKKNCFLCATVTTERPVQVKVVKVKKSDKGDFYKRQQTWELRDLTEVDAKDASKENPEFDLHFEKVYRWLASSTAEKNSFISCIWKLNQRYLRKKVEFVNVSPQLLEESVPSGESQSVAGGDEDALDDYQELSTREEQDIESMMETCEYAISNAEAFAEQLSKELQVLDGANIQSIMASEKQVNILMQLLDESLAEVDTIEGKLSSYEEMLQSVKEQMDQISQSNRLIQISNTNNGKLLDEIQFLVNYMDLSKGHIRALQDGDLTSPKGIEACINASEALLQCMNVALRPGHEKLMAVKQQQLLFAELRDTFARRLTNHLNNVFVHQGHDQSSTLSQHTAELTLPKHSPLHRDLLRYAKLMEWLKNTHREKYEGLSRTYVDYMSRLYEREIKDFFEVAKIKMAGTTKEAKGKFATLPRKESALKQETESLHGSSGKLTGSTSSLNKLTVQGSNSRRSQSSSLLDMGNMSASDLDVADRTKFDKIFEQVLSELEPLCLAEQDFISKFFKLQQNQTITPPLAQPETEESDGVMLSRVAPQAEHRHSFSSEKDLVRLMMNKIFQSIETELNSLIALGDKIDSFNSLYMLVKMSHHVWTAENVDPASYLSTTLGNVLVTVKRNFDKCISGQIRQMEEVKISKKSKVGILLFVTGFEEFAELAETIFRNAERRGDLDKAYVKLIRAVFMNVEKVASESQKTPRDVVMMENFHHIFSTLSRLKISCLESERREAKHKYTDHLQSYVINSLGQPLEKLNHFFEGVEARVAQGVREEEVSYQLAFNKQELRKVIKEYPGKEVKKGLDNLYKKVDKHLCEEESLLQVVWHSMQDEFIRQYKHFEDLIGRCYPGSGITMEFTIQDMLEYFSSIAQSH; this is encoded by the exons ATGACGGCCATCAAGCATGCGCTCCAGAGGGACATCTTCACGCCCAACGATGAGCGGCTCCTCGGCATCGTCAACGTCTGCAAggcagggaagaagaagaaaaactgctTCTTGTGTGCGACAG TTACCACTGAGAGGCCCGTCCAGGTTAAAGTGGTGAAGGTGAAGAAATCCGACAAGGGGGATTTTTACAAGCGACAGCAGACCTGGGAGCTCCGAGATCTGACAGAGGTGGATGCCAAAGATGCCAGCAAG GAGAATCCTGAATTCGACCTTCATTTCGAGAAGGTATACCGGTGGCTGGCCAGCAGCACGGCTGAAAAGAACTCCTTCATTTCTTGCATTTGGAAGCTGAACCAGCGTTATCTGAGGAAGAAGGTGGAGTTTGTGAATGTCAGTCCTCAGCTGCTGGAAG AGTCGGTGCCAAGTGGAGAGAGCCAGAGTGTTGCCGGGGGTGATGAAGATGCTTTGGACGACTACCAGGAGCTGAGCACCCGTGAGGAGCAGGATATCGAGAGTATGATGGAGACCTGCGAGTACGCCATCTCCAATGCTGAGGCTTTTGCGGAGCAGCTCTCCAAGGAGCTGCAGGTTTTAGATGGG GCCAACATCCAGTCCATCATGGCCTCGGAGAAGCAGGTGAATATCTTGATGCAGTTGCTGGACGAGTCTCTGGCAGAGGTGGACACCATTGAGGGCAAACTGAGCAGCTATGAGGAGATGCTCCAGAGCGTCAAAGAGCAGATGGACCAGATCTCCCAGAGCAACCGCCTCATCCAGATCAGCAACACCAACAATGGCAAACTGCTGGATGAGATCCAGTTCTTGGTG AACTACATGGACCTGTCTAAGGGACACATCAGGGCCTTGCAGGATGGAGATCTGACCTCCCCCAAAGGTATTGAGGCCTGCATCAACGCCTCTGAAGCTCTTCTGCAGTGCATGAACGTGGCTCTCCGACCAG GCCATGAGAAGCTGAtggctgtgaagcagcagcagctcctgttcGCTGAGCTGAGAGACACCTTTGCTCGGCGCCTCACCAATCACCTCAACAACGTGTTTGTTCATCAG GGCCATGACCAGAGTTCTACGCTGTCCCAGCACACAGCAGAGCTTACTCTGCCCAAACACAGCCCCCTCCACAGGGACCTGCTGCGCTACGCCAAGCTCATGGAGTGGCTGAAGAACACCCACAGGGAGAAGTATGAGGGTCTGTCAAGG aCCTATGTGGATTATATGAGCAGACTCTATGAAAGAGAAATCAAAGACTTCTTTGAGGTGGCCAAGATAAAGATGGCGGGTACAACCAAGGAAGCAAAGGGCAAGTTTG CCACGCTTCCGCGGAAAGAAAGTGCGctcaaacaggaaactgaaa GCCTTCATGGCAGCTCAGGGAAGCTGACAGGCTCGACCTCAAGCCTGAACAAGCTGACAGTGCAGGGCTCCAACAGCCGGCGCTCCCAGTCTTCCTCACTGCTGGATATGGGTAACATGTCCGCCTCTGATCTGGACGTGGCGGACAGGACCAAGTTTGACAAG ATCTTTGAGCAGGTCCTCAGTGAGCTGGAGCCTCTGTGTCTCGCAGAACAAGACTTCATCAGCAAGTTCTTTAAACTGCAGCAGAACCAAACAATTACACCCCCGCTTGCTCAG CCTGAAACCGAGGAATCGGATGGAGTCATGCTGTcaagagtggctccccaggcagAACACAGACACTCCTTCTCATCAGA GAAAGACCTGGTGCGGctgatgatgaataaaatcttcCAGAGCATCGAGACGGAGCTCAACAGTCTCATCGCTCTGGGTGACAAGATTGACAGCTTCAACTCTCTCTACATGCTGGTGAAGATGAGTCACCATGTGTGGACAGCTGAGAACGTTGATCCGGCCTCGTACCTCAGCACTACTCTGGGAAATGTGCTGGTCACTGTCAAGAGGAACTTTGACAAATGCATT TCTGGTCAGATCAGACAGATGGAAGAAGTGAAGAtttcaaagaaaagcaaagTTGGTATTCTACTTTTTGTCACTGGGTTTGAAGAGTTCGCTGAGCTGGCCGAAACGATCTTCCGTAATGCAGAACGACGAGGAGATCTGGATAAGGCTTATGTCAAACTTATCAGGGCCGTCTTCATGAACG TGGAGAAGGTAGCCAGTGAGAGTCAGAAGACGCCGCGGGATGTCGTGATGATGGAGAACTTCCACCACATCTTTTCTACACTGTCACGACTAAAGATCTCCTGCCTGGAATCAGAGAGACGAGAGGCCaagcacaaatacacagaccACCTGCAGTCCTATGTGATCAACTCCCTGGGCCAGCCCCTGGAAAAACTCAAT CATTTCTTTGAAGGCGTTGAGGCCCGCGTAGCTCAGGGCGTCCGTGAGGAGGAAGTGAGCTACCAACTGGCCTTCAACAAGCAAGAGCTACGCAAAGTTATTAAAGAGTATCCTGGCAAAGAGGTCAAAAAGGGACTTGACAACCTTTACAAGAAGGTGGACAAACatctgtgtgaggaggagagtcTGCTTCAG GTGGTGTGGCACTCCATGCAAGATGAGTTCATCCGGCAGTACAAGCACTTTGAAGATTTGATTGGGAGATGCTATCCTGGATCTGGAATCACCATGGAGTTCACCATACAAGACATGTTGGAGTATTTCTCCAGCATCGCTCAGTCCCATTAG
- the exoc1 gene encoding exocyst complex component 1 isoform X4, producing MTAIKHALQRDIFTPNDERLLGIVNVCKAGKKKKNCFLCATVTTERPVQVKVVKVKKSDKGDFYKRQQTWELRDLTEVDAKDASKENPEFDLHFEKVYRWLASSTAEKNSFISCIWKLNQRYLRKKVEFVNVSPQLLEESVPSGESQSVAGGDEDALDDYQELSTREEQDIESMMETCEYAISNAEAFAEQLSKELQVLDGANIQSIMASEKQVNILMQLLDESLAEVDTIEGKLSSYEEMLQSVKEQMDQISQSNRLIQISNTNNGKLLDEIQFLVNYMDLSKGHIRALQDGDLTSPKGIEACINASEALLQCMNVALRPGHEKLMAVKQQQLLFAELRDTFARRLTNHLNNVFVHQGHDQSSTLSQHTAELTLPKHSPLHRDLLRYAKLMEWLKNTHREKYEGLSRTYVDYMSRLYEREIKDFFEVAKIKMAGTTKEAKGKFGLHGSSGKLTGSTSSLNKLTVQGSNSRRSQSSSLLDMGNMSASDLDVADRTKFDKIFEQVLSELEPLCLAEQDFISKFFKLQQNQTITPPLAQPETEESDGVMLSRVAPQAEHRHSFSSEKDLVRLMMNKIFQSIETELNSLIALGDKIDSFNSLYMLVKMSHHVWTAENVDPASYLSTTLGNVLVTVKRNFDKCISGQIRQMEEVKISKKSKVGILLFVTGFEEFAELAETIFRNAERRGDLDKAYVKLIRAVFMNVEKVASESQKTPRDVVMMENFHHIFSTLSRLKISCLESERREAKHKYTDHLQSYVINSLGQPLEKLNHFFEGVEARVAQGVREEEVSYQLAFNKQELRKVIKEYPGKEVKKGLDNLYKKVDKHLCEEESLLQVVWHSMQDEFIRQYKHFEDLIGRCYPGSGITMEFTIQDMLEYFSSIAQSH from the exons ATGACGGCCATCAAGCATGCGCTCCAGAGGGACATCTTCACGCCCAACGATGAGCGGCTCCTCGGCATCGTCAACGTCTGCAAggcagggaagaagaagaaaaactgctTCTTGTGTGCGACAG TTACCACTGAGAGGCCCGTCCAGGTTAAAGTGGTGAAGGTGAAGAAATCCGACAAGGGGGATTTTTACAAGCGACAGCAGACCTGGGAGCTCCGAGATCTGACAGAGGTGGATGCCAAAGATGCCAGCAAG GAGAATCCTGAATTCGACCTTCATTTCGAGAAGGTATACCGGTGGCTGGCCAGCAGCACGGCTGAAAAGAACTCCTTCATTTCTTGCATTTGGAAGCTGAACCAGCGTTATCTGAGGAAGAAGGTGGAGTTTGTGAATGTCAGTCCTCAGCTGCTGGAAG AGTCGGTGCCAAGTGGAGAGAGCCAGAGTGTTGCCGGGGGTGATGAAGATGCTTTGGACGACTACCAGGAGCTGAGCACCCGTGAGGAGCAGGATATCGAGAGTATGATGGAGACCTGCGAGTACGCCATCTCCAATGCTGAGGCTTTTGCGGAGCAGCTCTCCAAGGAGCTGCAGGTTTTAGATGGG GCCAACATCCAGTCCATCATGGCCTCGGAGAAGCAGGTGAATATCTTGATGCAGTTGCTGGACGAGTCTCTGGCAGAGGTGGACACCATTGAGGGCAAACTGAGCAGCTATGAGGAGATGCTCCAGAGCGTCAAAGAGCAGATGGACCAGATCTCCCAGAGCAACCGCCTCATCCAGATCAGCAACACCAACAATGGCAAACTGCTGGATGAGATCCAGTTCTTGGTG AACTACATGGACCTGTCTAAGGGACACATCAGGGCCTTGCAGGATGGAGATCTGACCTCCCCCAAAGGTATTGAGGCCTGCATCAACGCCTCTGAAGCTCTTCTGCAGTGCATGAACGTGGCTCTCCGACCAG GCCATGAGAAGCTGAtggctgtgaagcagcagcagctcctgttcGCTGAGCTGAGAGACACCTTTGCTCGGCGCCTCACCAATCACCTCAACAACGTGTTTGTTCATCAG GGCCATGACCAGAGTTCTACGCTGTCCCAGCACACAGCAGAGCTTACTCTGCCCAAACACAGCCCCCTCCACAGGGACCTGCTGCGCTACGCCAAGCTCATGGAGTGGCTGAAGAACACCCACAGGGAGAAGTATGAGGGTCTGTCAAGG aCCTATGTGGATTATATGAGCAGACTCTATGAAAGAGAAATCAAAGACTTCTTTGAGGTGGCCAAGATAAAGATGGCGGGTACAACCAAGGAAGCAAAGGGCAAGTTTG GCCTTCATGGCAGCTCAGGGAAGCTGACAGGCTCGACCTCAAGCCTGAACAAGCTGACAGTGCAGGGCTCCAACAGCCGGCGCTCCCAGTCTTCCTCACTGCTGGATATGGGTAACATGTCCGCCTCTGATCTGGACGTGGCGGACAGGACCAAGTTTGACAAG ATCTTTGAGCAGGTCCTCAGTGAGCTGGAGCCTCTGTGTCTCGCAGAACAAGACTTCATCAGCAAGTTCTTTAAACTGCAGCAGAACCAAACAATTACACCCCCGCTTGCTCAG CCTGAAACCGAGGAATCGGATGGAGTCATGCTGTcaagagtggctccccaggcagAACACAGACACTCCTTCTCATCAGA GAAAGACCTGGTGCGGctgatgatgaataaaatcttcCAGAGCATCGAGACGGAGCTCAACAGTCTCATCGCTCTGGGTGACAAGATTGACAGCTTCAACTCTCTCTACATGCTGGTGAAGATGAGTCACCATGTGTGGACAGCTGAGAACGTTGATCCGGCCTCGTACCTCAGCACTACTCTGGGAAATGTGCTGGTCACTGTCAAGAGGAACTTTGACAAATGCATT TCTGGTCAGATCAGACAGATGGAAGAAGTGAAGAtttcaaagaaaagcaaagTTGGTATTCTACTTTTTGTCACTGGGTTTGAAGAGTTCGCTGAGCTGGCCGAAACGATCTTCCGTAATGCAGAACGACGAGGAGATCTGGATAAGGCTTATGTCAAACTTATCAGGGCCGTCTTCATGAACG TGGAGAAGGTAGCCAGTGAGAGTCAGAAGACGCCGCGGGATGTCGTGATGATGGAGAACTTCCACCACATCTTTTCTACACTGTCACGACTAAAGATCTCCTGCCTGGAATCAGAGAGACGAGAGGCCaagcacaaatacacagaccACCTGCAGTCCTATGTGATCAACTCCCTGGGCCAGCCCCTGGAAAAACTCAAT CATTTCTTTGAAGGCGTTGAGGCCCGCGTAGCTCAGGGCGTCCGTGAGGAGGAAGTGAGCTACCAACTGGCCTTCAACAAGCAAGAGCTACGCAAAGTTATTAAAGAGTATCCTGGCAAAGAGGTCAAAAAGGGACTTGACAACCTTTACAAGAAGGTGGACAAACatctgtgtgaggaggagagtcTGCTTCAG GTGGTGTGGCACTCCATGCAAGATGAGTTCATCCGGCAGTACAAGCACTTTGAAGATTTGATTGGGAGATGCTATCCTGGATCTGGAATCACCATGGAGTTCACCATACAAGACATGTTGGAGTATTTCTCCAGCATCGCTCAGTCCCATTAG